A genomic region of Oncorhynchus mykiss isolate Arlee chromosome 4, USDA_OmykA_1.1, whole genome shotgun sequence contains the following coding sequences:
- the mfsd4b gene encoding sodium-dependent glucose transporter 1: MSASTARDPVAKKKHVRFARMEEDDDDNDDQEEDTLFDKRKDTRRGLKSVMKGRKRSSNSEFDDEVEIIDGGGRASDSGGCSSWMITLALCASFLGLGMSISVLGPTFQDLAINVNQNISNISYIFVGRSMGYIGGSVLSGILFDCMNSHLLLGLSMLVTAFGMFAIPFSKTALLLTALMSSIGVSMGFLDTGGNVLILQTWGDQAGPHMQALHFSFAAGAFASPIIAKLLFGTDLDVATNSSMDAPVANSTSPSVTDHVPQIVSSPTVIRFVHSSSTLKSMWAYVVIGGFILFVSLVFFILYTRHSPSSGRAQTPSGKPLVSKHHNALIAMLFVFFFWYVGAEVAYGSFIFTYAKDYIHMDEAQAAGLNSLFWGTFAAGRGLAIFFATCMHPGTMILLSLVGCTLSSLFLTLFNSNRVALWVCTGVYGASMSTTFPSGISWVEQYTTVTGRSAAVFVVGAALGEMVLPALVGFLLGRIHDQPLLMYLALGTATITSILFPFMFWLASSPSGPSRTPRTRSHMEPDDSEYRQALLDSGANDEEEEQEQQREQKQDDEADQWNDADFEVIEMADASLMISPNKAALSSPSKALSLSPNKALSSPNKGLSPPDVAGTSGDTTATSVPATFQSLEPTVGASFSDSISLQGDSPRRKLLRSLDRQKRD, encoded by the exons ATGTCTGCCTCGACCGCTAGAGATCCTGTTGCTAAAAAGAAGCATGTTCGTTTCGCTAGaatggaggaggatgatgatgataacgATGACCAAGAGGAAGATACTCTGTTTGACAAGAGGAAAGACACGAGACGAGGGCTGAAGAGTGtaatgaaagggaggaagagaagtTCGAATTCAGAGTTCGATGATGAGGTTGAAATCATCGATGGAGGTGGCAGGGCCAGCGATTCTGGAGGCTGCAGCAGCTGGATGATCACCTTAGCGCTCTGTGCGTCATTCCTCGGCCTG GGGATGAGCATCTCTGTCTTAGGCCCCACATTTCAAGACCTTGCCATCAACGTCAACCAGAACATCAGCAACATCTCCTACATCTTCGTAGGCCGCTCGATGGGCTATATAGGCGGCTCTGTGTTGTCCGGGATTCTCTTTGACTGCATGAACAGCCATCTGCTGCTGG GCCTCTCCATGCTGGTCACAGCGTTTGGGATGTTTGCCATCCCTTTCTCTAAGACAGCCCTTCTCCTCACTGCCCTGATGTCCAGTATTGGAGTTTCCATGGGCTTTCTAGATACAG GCGGTAATGTCCTGATCTTGCAGACGTGGGGGGATCAGGCTGGCCCCCACATGCAGGCCTTGCACTTCAGCTTCGCTGCTGGGGCCTTCGCCTCGCCCATCATCGCCAAGCTGCTGTTTGGAACGGACCTGGACGTGGCTACAAACAGCAGCATGGACGCCCCGGTGGCAAACTCCACCTCCCCATCTGTCACAGACCACGTGCCCCAAATCGTGTCCTCTCCTACGGTTATTCGCTTCGTCCACAGTAGCAGTACCCTCAAGTCCATGTGGGCCTATGTTGTGATCGGTGGTTTCATCCTGTTCGTCTCCCTCGTCTTCTTCATCCTTTACACCCGCCACAGCCCCTCTAGTGGCAGGGCCCAGACCCCCTCAGGGAAACCCCTGGTGTCCAAGCACCACAACGCACTCATCGCAAtgctctttgtcttcttcttctggtACGTGGGGGCCGAGGTGGCGTACGGCTCCTTTATCTTCACCTATGCTAAGGATTACATTCATATGGACGAGGCCCAGGCAGCAGGGCTCAACTCCCTGTTCTGGGGAACGTTCGCTGCCGGCCGGGGCCTGGCCATCTTCTTTGCGACCTGCATGCACCCAGGCACCATGATTCTACTGAGCCTGGTGGGCTGcaccctgtcctccctgttccTCACACTCTTCAACAGCAACAGGGTGGCCCTGTGGGTCTGCACTGGTGTCTACGGTGCCTCCATGTCGACCACTTTCCCCAGTGGGATCTCCTGGGTGGAGCAGTACACCACGGTGACCGGGCGCTCTGCTGCGGTGTTCGTGGTGGGGGCGGCCCTGGGGGAGATGGTGTTGCCCGCCCTGGTGGGCTTCCTACTGGGAAGGATCCATGATCAGCCCTTGCTAATGTACCTGGCCCTGGGCaccgccaccatcacctccatCCTCTTCCCCTTCATGTTCTGGCTGGCCTCGTCCCCCAGCGGCCCCAGTAGGACACCTCGCACCAGGAGCCACATGGAGCCTGACGACAGCGAGTACCGCCAAGCCTTGCTGGACTCGGGCGCcaatgatgaggaagaggagcaggagcagcagcGGGAACAGAAGCAGGATGACGAGGCCGACCAGTGGAATGATGCCGACTTCGAGGTCATCGAGATGGCTGACGCCAGCCTTATGATCTCTCCTAATAAAGCGGCGCTCTCTTCTCCTAGCAAAGCGCTCTCTTTATCTCCTAATAAAGCGTTGTCATCTCCTAACAAAGGGCTTTCACCACCTGATGTTGCTGGGACATCAGGGGACACCACTGCCACATCTGTCCCCGCTACTTTCCAGTCCCTAGAGCCAACAGTTGGGGCCTCTTTCTCAGACTCTATCTCTCTCCAGGGAGACTCACCCAGACGGAAACTGCTGCGTTCCCTGGACCGGCAGAAGAGAGACTAG